One Mycolicibacterium crocinum DNA window includes the following coding sequences:
- a CDS encoding antibiotic biosynthesis monooxygenase, whose amino-acid sequence MHARSTTFAARPGSIDAGIAVFRDEVMPALQAMTGCVGMSLLTDRESGRCIVTTAWENSAAMQASAAEVRLFRDRAAQVLGATPSVDEWQIAALHRDHRSGEGACVRATWLQARPDQFDQAVEFYKTTVLPEIEQLDGFCSTSMMCDRSTGRVVVSTTYDSHDAMERSRDAARSLRTALLRDLGADQLDVGEFELAIARLRVPEMA is encoded by the coding sequence GTGCACGCACGCTCTACCACGTTTGCCGCGCGCCCGGGATCCATCGACGCCGGAATCGCGGTGTTCCGCGACGAGGTGATGCCGGCGTTGCAGGCCATGACCGGATGTGTGGGCATGTCACTTCTGACCGACCGTGAATCCGGCCGTTGCATCGTCACCACCGCCTGGGAGAACAGCGCGGCAATGCAGGCCAGCGCCGCGGAGGTCCGGCTGTTCCGCGACCGGGCGGCGCAGGTACTCGGGGCCACGCCATCGGTGGACGAGTGGCAGATCGCGGCGCTGCACCGCGATCACCGCTCCGGCGAAGGCGCGTGCGTCCGGGCCACATGGCTGCAGGCCAGACCGGACCAGTTCGATCAGGCCGTCGAGTTCTACAAAACGACCGTGTTGCCGGAGATCGAGCAGCTCGACGGGTTCTGCAGCACCAGCATGATGTGTGATCGCTCCACGGGCCGGGTCGTGGTGTCGACGACCTACGACAGCCACGACGCGATGGAACGCAGCCGCGACGCCGCGCGGTCGCTGCGGACCGCCCTGCTGCGGGACCTGGGTGCCGATCAGCTCGACGTCGGCGAGTTCGAGCTGGCCATCGCCCGGCTGCGGGTACCGGAAATGGCCTAG
- a CDS encoding secondary thiamine-phosphate synthase enzyme YjbQ yields MDTDVLDIDSSRRRIVDLTDEVRSFCRGRGDGLLNVFVPHATAGVAVIETGAGSDDDLLDTLERLLPRDDRYRHAHGSPGHGADHVMPAIVAPSVTVPVADGTPLLGTWQSVVLVDLNRDNPRRSVRLSFVGG; encoded by the coding sequence GTGGACACCGACGTGCTCGACATCGACAGCTCCCGGCGGCGGATCGTCGACCTCACCGACGAGGTGCGGTCGTTCTGCCGTGGCCGTGGTGACGGACTTCTCAACGTGTTCGTGCCGCACGCCACCGCCGGCGTCGCCGTCATCGAGACCGGGGCCGGCTCCGACGACGACCTGCTCGACACCCTCGAACGCCTGCTGCCGCGCGACGACCGCTACCGGCACGCCCACGGGTCGCCCGGGCACGGCGCCGACCACGTCATGCCAGCGATCGTCGCGCCGTCGGTGACGGTCCCGGTGGCCGACGGCACGCCGCTGCTGGGCACCTGGCAGAGCGTCGTGCTCGTCGACTTGAACCGGGACAATCCGCGCCGATCGGTCCGGCTGAGCTTCGTCGGCGGCTGA